In the genome of Candidatus Methylomirabilota bacterium, the window ATCAGACCGCCCTCCCCGCGCGCGGCCACCGGGAGCGTGGCCACGGGCTTGGGATGCAGCCGCCCCTCGTGCACGACGCGGATGCGGCCGGCCCGTTCGGTGAGGAAGAGCCGCCCGTCGGGGGCGAAGGCCAGCGCCCACGGCACCTGCAGCCCGCTGGCCACGACCGTGACCCGTGGCTGCGACTGCAGCGGTGAGCCCGCGAGCACGCCCGCCAGCACGACAAGCCCGGCCACGAGGGCCTTCACAAGCTACGAGTGTAGCGTTCGCGCCCATCGTCCAGCAAACCGGCGGCCGCGACAGACGCCGGTGCCGCCTCAGCGGACGACCCGCCTCCAGAGGGACGAGGTCCAGCCCGCGTGGAGGACCTCCCGGATTTCCCGCAGGGCGAGGTCGCCCAGACCCAGATGCTCGAGGGCCCGACCGCGGCCGGACAGCGGACGGCCCAGGAGCGCGCTGAACACCAGCAGGAGCCCGCTGCACGCCCCACTGTCCGCTTGCACCGTCCGCGCCGCGGACTCGAGGAGTGTCAGCCCGAGAGCCGCGTCCTCGGTGACGTACCGGTGGGTGAGACTCACGGGCCCGTCGAGACCGACGGCGCCGTCGCTGGCGGCCAGCGCGTAGGCGGCGGGCGAATAGCCCCACCCGGCGCGAGCCGCCCCTCGCTCGGCGTCGACGGCGTCCACGAGTCGCCGGGCGCTCGCCGTCATATCGATATCCCGGCCTTGATCGATCCCGCCGAGGTTCAGCAGGACCAGCGCCGGGTGGAGCACCGGCCCGCCGTCGGTCAGGGCGGCGTCGAGGATGTCGACCGACGGCCGCGCCGACGGGAACAGCTCGCTCGCCGCCGCCAGCGCCGTGGAGCGCGCTGCCGGGAATGCGCCAAGTTGCAGGCTGGCGACGCGCTGCGCGACGTGCACTGCGGCCGGCCCGGTCTGCCGAGCTTGGTAGGGGAACGTGCCCGTCTCGACGAACGCCCGGGGCAGCCGGCCGCCGGCGCGGGTGATCTCCCGGGCCATGACGAAGGCCCCCAGGGTGCCGGGGGCGACCACGACGACGTGTCGGTCGTCGAGGTGCGCAGCTAGCCGTCGGGCCACGTCCTCGTGCGCGGCGGCCGGCACGGCGACGATGATGACGTCGGCGCCCGCCACGGCTTCACCGAGGTCCTCGACGACGGAGAGCGGCGCCTTGCCGGAGCGGTCCGGGGCGGCCAGCGTCAGGCCCCCGGCCTGACGGATGGCCGCGAGCTCCCTCGCCGCGCGGCGCCAGAGGCGCACGTCGTGGCCGGCCAGGGCCAGGTCGGCCGCCACCGCATACGCGCCACTGCCGCCTCCCAGGATGGTGACCGGCATCACTTGATGGCTCCCGCCTGGCGCAGCCCGGCGATCCGATCGCCGGAGTAGTTGAGCAGCTCGCCGAGCACGGCCTCGGTGTGCTCGCCCAGCGCCGGAGGCGGAGCCACTTCGAGACCGAGCTGGCCGTCGACCTTGATCGGGGTGCCCAGCGTCGGGATCGTGCCGTGACGAGGGTGCTGCATCTCGACCACCATCTGGCGTAGACGCAGCTGCGGATCGACGAGCACGCGGTCGACGGCCTGAATGGGAGCCGCCGGCACGCCCTCGGCGGTCAGCCGCGACAGCCACTCGACGCTCGTCCGGGCCGCGAAGACCGTCTCGATGAGCGGCGTGAGCGCCTGGCGGTTGGCGACCCGGTCGCGGTTCGTCGCGAAGCGTGGATCCCGTTCCCACTCCGGATGCCCGGCGGCCAGACAGAAGCCGCGCCAGAACTTCTCCGCGAACACGGCGACGATGATGTGCCCGTCGCGCGTGGCCAGCGCCTGGTAGGGCGCGACCGAGAGGTGGGCCGAGCCCTGAGGGCCGGGCACGCAACCGTCGGTCCAGAAGTACTGAGCCAGGTAGGTCAGCAGGGAGACCTGGCAGTCGAGCAGGGACAGATCGAGATGGGCGCCGTGGCCGGTCACCTGCCGGCGGAACAGAGCCGCGACCACGGCGAAGGCGGCCATCATGGCCCCGGCCAGGTCACCCATCGGCAGCCCCATGCGCACGGGGCGTCCACCGGGTTCGCCGGTGAGACTCATGGCTCCACCCATGGCCTGCAACGCCAGGTCGAACGCCGGCCAGTCACGGTAGGGGCCGTGCTGTCCGTAGGCCGAGACCGAGCATACGACCAGGCGCGGGTTGATTGCCGCGAGCGACGCGTACTCGCAGCCGAGCCTGGCCATGACGCCGGGCCGGAAGTTCTCCCACACCACGTCGGCGGTGCGTACGAGGTCCAGGAACACCTGGCGCCCCGCCGGCTCCGCCAGGCCCAGGGCCACGGACTTCTTGTTGCGGTTGATGGCCAGGAAGTACGCGCTCTCGCCATCGGGCAAGAACGGCGGACCCATGGCGCGCATCGGATCGCCCCCCTCCGGGTCCTCGATCTTGATGACCTCGGCTCCCATGTCGGCCAGCAGCATGGAGCCGTACGGGCCGGCCAGCATGCGCGACAGGTCCAGGACGCGAACGCCGTTCAACAGCCGCATGGGGGTCAGCGGCCCCGCGCCTGCAGGGCGGCGCGCACCGTGGCCGCGCTCACCGGCAGCTCGGTGAAGCGGATGCCGATGGCCTGCGCGAGGGCGTTGGCCACCGCCGCCGACACGGGGATGGCGCCCGATTCGCCGAGCCCCTTGGCTCCGAACGGGCCCTCGGCGTCCACGCTCTCGATGAGGCGGACGATGAGCTCGGGCATGTCGCTGGCGCGCAGGATCGCATAGTCCAGGAAGCTCGTCGTCAGCACCTGGCCGTCCTGCACGACGAGCCGTTCGCTCAGCGCGTAGCCCAGCCCCATGTGGATGCCGCCGTGGATCTGGCCCTCGGCGGCCGGGGGATTCAGCGCCCGGCCCACGTCGTGAGCCGAGGCGACCCGGCGGACGACGATGCTGCCCGTCGTCTCGTCGACGTCGAGCAACACCGCCTGGGCGGCGAAGCCGTACGCCGCCGACACGTTGCCCCGTAGATCCTTGTCGAGCATCCGGGTGGGCGGGTCGTAGAACGCCTCCGCGACGAGCGGGCGGCCCCCCTCGCGGAGGTGCCCGGCCCGGGCCACGCGCTCGTAGGGCAATCGCCGGCTCGGCTCTCCCCTGACCGCGATCCAGCCATCGCTGAGCTCCAGCCGCTCGATCGGGACCTCCAGCTGGGCGGCGCCCAGGGCCAGCAGCTCGGCCCGCAGCTTGAGCGCGGCCAGGCGGGCCGCGTTGCCGGCGACGAACGTCGTGCGGCTGGCATGCACACCCACGTCCCACGGCTTGACGGTGGTGTCGGCGTTGACGACCTCGACGCGCTCCAGCGGCACGCCCAGCGTCTCGGCCACGATCATGGCCAGCACGGTGTCCGCCCCCTGCCCGATCTCGCTGGCGCCGGTGATCAGCGACACGATGCCGAAATCGTCGAGCTTGAGGATGGCCCCACACCCGTCGGAGCGATAGATGCGGGCACCGCCCCCCACGTGGAACATGGCCGCGTAGCCGATGCCCCGGCGCCAGCCGGGGGTCAGGGGCGGCGGCTGCCTGCCGATGTCCTCGGCCACCGCCTCCAGGCACTCCCGCATCGCACAGGACGTGATCTCGAATCCCTGCGGCGTCACGTCACCGGAGTTCAGCACGTTGCGCCGGCGCACCTCGAGACGATCCAGCCCCAGGCGGACGGCCAGCTCGTCCATCTGGGACTCCACCGCGAAGGTCGACTCCAGATTGCCGTAGCCCCGCATGGAGCCGGAATAGGGATTGTTCGTGTACACGATGGTGGTATCGAAGCGGACGCTGGGACAGCGGTAGAGGCCGGTCACGGTCCCGAGCATCACGTACGGTGTCGTCGCGCCCCACGAGACGTACGCGCCGCTGTCGATGGTGACGTGGGCCTCCCGGGCCAGGATGTGGCCGCCGGCATCGGCCGCCGTGCGCAGGCGGATGCGGCAGGGTTCGCGGGTGGGGCAGGCGATGAACTCCTCGACCCGGTCGAACTCCAGCTTCACCGGCCGGCGGGCCCGCCGGGCGAGCAGCGCCGCGATCACGTCGATCGGATAGAGATCCAGGCCGCGGCCGAAGTTGCCGCCCACCGGCGGCTGGATCACGCGCACCCGGTCTCCGCCGATGCCGAGCGCGGCGGCCAGCTCGCGCTGATAGACAAAGGGCACCTGCGTGGTGGACCACACGGTCAGCCGGCCCTGCGGGTCCCAGTCGGCGATGGCGACCATCGTGCCCAGGCATGCCGGCGTGACGAAATGCACGCGGTACTCGCCTTCGACCACGGCCGCCGCGTCCTGGACGGCCCGATCCACGTCGCCGTGGGCGAACTGATAGCGCAGGCTCGTGAGGTTGGTGCCGAGCTCATCGTGGACGAGGGGGGCCCCGGGCCGGAGCGCGACGTCGGGATCGAAGACCCCGGGCAGCTCGGCGTACTGCACGTCGATCGCGGCGACGGCCTCCTCGGCCGCCGCCTGCGTCTCGGCCGCCACCGCCGCCACCTCGTCACGGATGCACCGCACTTTGCCCCGCTTGAGGGCCAGCTGGTCCCGGGCATAGCCGAAGGGCTGCTGCTCGACCTCGTCGCCGGTGAGGACGGCCACGATGCCGGGCACACGCCAGGCCCGTGAGGCATCGATGCCGAGCAGGCGGGCGTGGGGATACCGGGTTCGCAGGATCTTGCCGTACAGCATCCGGGGCAGCTCGAGGTCGTGCAGATAGCGGGTGCGCCCGGTGACCTTGTCGAGACCGTCGCGCCTGGGGACCGACGTGCCGACGACGCTGAGCCCGCTCACCGGCTGCCCGCCCCGACGTGGCTCATGCCAGGGCGCCCACCTGGATCCGCTCGTACAGCATGCTCACCATCTCATCGACCCCGGCGCACGCCCACACGCGGAAGAACGGCGAGGCCTGCAGCTCCATGAACTCGCGGTCCCCGCGGGCCTGGGCCTGCTCTTCGCTCTCACCGGGCCGGCGGGCTCGCATGCTGGCTCGGATGCGGTCCTTGTGATAGACGGCCGGATACTCGATGTAGTGGTACAGCAGCTCCATCTGCCGGGTGAAGAATGCCACGACCGGGATCGATTGCCACGTCTGCCCTCGCTTGAGGTTGAGGAACTGGCTCATGAGGTCGGCGTTGGGCGATTCGGCCGGGTCCGGGGCGGCGGCCCGGCTGCAGCGCTGTCCATCGCGGGGGACGATGCGCAGCTCCAGGCCCGCGACGTCGGCGACCCGGGCCACCATCGGCACGTCGCGGCGACAGTCGGACGACCACTCCTCCGAGATGACCAGCACCCTGGCCGGCCCGCCCGGTTGGGCCGCCAGCCACTTCCACGCCTGCGCCTGGGCCTCGGACAGACGGGCCGCCTCGTACGCCTTGCCGAGAAAACCGCTCCAGTCCCTGCGGGCGCCGTGGGACCCCTCCCGCTCGAGGTTTTCCGGGCTCCCCGTGTACGCCACGTACTGAGCGAAGGTCATCCCGGCTGCGAAACGCTCCGCCGTCACCATCTCACCGCCTCCTTGTGCTCGCCGAAGACGCGCCGCAGGGCGTCGGCTATCTCGCCGACCGTCGCGTACGCGCGCACGGCTTCCATGATCGGTTCCATGAGATTGACGGTGCTCCGCGCCCCGTCGGTGAGGCGCCGCAGCGCGGCGTCGACCGCCGCGCCGTCCCGCTCCCGGCGCAAACGCTGGAGCCGGGCCACCTGCGCGCCGGCGACGCGGGCATCGACCGTGTACGGCTCCACCACCCGGTCGTCGGCGGTCAGCCGGTCGCCCGCGTGACAGTTGACGCCGACCTTCCGGACCTCGCCCGCGGCCAGCTGCTGCTCGAACCGGTACGCTTGTCTGGCCACCTCGGCCTGGATGGCCCCCGTCTTCACCGCCTCCACGATGCCGCCCAGCCGCTCGACCATGGCCAGCTCGTCCAGGATGCGCTCTTCCATCTGGTTGGTGAGCGTCTCCACGAAATAGGCGCCGCCGAGCGGATCCGCGGTATCGGTGACGCCCGTCTCCTCGGCGCAGATCTGCATGGTCCTGAGCGCGAGGAGCTGGGCCTGGGCCGAGGGGATCGTGTAGGCCTCGTCGTAGGTAGGCAGGGCCATCGTCTGGGCGCCGCTGAGCGCCGCGGCCAGCGCGATGTAGGCGCCCCGCACGATGTTGTTTTCCGGCTCCTCGGCCGTGAAGGCCGAGCCGCCGCCGCCGATGAGGGTGCGGAACATCCACGAGCGGGGATTGCGGGCGCCGAAGCGCTCTCGCAGCATCCGGGCGTAGAGCCGGCGGCCGGCCCGAAACTTGGCGACCTCCTCGAAGATCTTCCCCCAGCACGTGAAGTTGAACGACAGGCGCGGCGCGAACTCGTCGGCGGCGATGCCACGGCTCTGCATCAGCTCGATGTAGGCGGCCGCCATGGCCAGCCCGTAGGCCATCTCCTGGGCGGTGGTGCAGCCGGCTTCGCGGATGTGGTAGCCACACACCGAGAGGGGATTCGAGCGCGGATAGCGGCGGATGGAAAACTCCACGAGGTCGCCGACCAGGCGCAGCGAGGACTCCACCGGGTAGATCCAGGTGCCCCGAGCGATGAACTCCTTGAGGATGTCGTTCTGCGGCGTCGTCACCACACGGTCGGCCGCGGCACCCTGCTGGTCGGCCACCGCGAAGTACATGGCCGTGATGGGCGCGGCCATACCGTTGATGGTGAGCGAGACACTGACCCGGTCGAGCGGGATGCCGGCGAACGCCTCTTCCATGTCGGCCAGGGAGTCGACGGCCATGCCCACCCGCCCCACTTCCCCCTCGGCCCGCGGGTGGTCGGAATCCAGACCGAGCTGCGTGGGCAGGTCGAAGGCGACGTTGAGAGCGTCCTGGCCGTGGGCCATGAGGTACTTGAACCGCGCATTCGTCTCCGCGGGCGTGCCGAAGCCGACGTACTGGCGCATCGTCCACAGCCGCTCGCGATACATGTGCGGGTGAATCCCGCGGGTGTAGGGATACTCGCCGGGACGCCCGACGTCCCGGGCGACGTCGCGACCGGCGAGGTCCTCGGGCCCGTACACCGGATTGACCGGGATCCCGGCGTGCAGCGTGACGTCTCGCATCGTGGCCTCCTAGCCCTCGACGAAGCGGACAACGAGCGGGGCCAGCGCGGGACCCCGCTCCTCGGGCGGCGCGTGGCCGACATCCGGCAGCGTCACCACCTCGGCCTGCTCGAACACCGTCCGCCACCGCGGCAGCGCGCTGGCGAACGCCCGATCCTTCAATCCCCACACGAGCAGGGCCGGGATTCTGGCCAGCCGGGCTCGCCGCTGCCAGAGCGTGTCATACCACGCGCTCGACCCCAGCAGCTCGCGCGCATACACCCAGGTGGCTTCCCGCTGTCCGGGCCCCAGCGGGGACGCGTAATGCCGGTGCACGGCCGGCGTGTAGCGGCGCCGGTCGGCCAGGCTGTACCGGAACATGACGTTGACCGAGAAGCCCCAGCGCTCGTAGAGCACCCGGCCGAGCGGGCCTCCGAGCACGCGGCCGGCCCAGGCGATCCGTGGCTCGCCGGCGAACGACCACATCCAGGTGTTGAAGAGCACGAGGCTCCGCACCTGCTCGGGACGCTCGATGGCATGGGCCAGGCCGATGGGACCACCGAAGTCGTGCACGACCAGCGTGAGGTCCTTGAGCCCGAGCGCGTCGATCAACCCGCTCAGGCGACGGGCCTGTTCCGCCGGCCGGTAGCAGGCGCCAGGAGGCTTGTCGCTGAGGCCGAAGCCCGGCAGGTCGGGGGCGATGCACCGAACGCGCTCGCGCAGCGCCAGAATGAGATCGCGGTAGAGGAAGGACCACGTCGGCGTGCCGTGGACCAGCACCACCGGACGTCCCGTGCCCTCGTCGACGTAATGCAGCCGGCCGGTGTCGACCTCGAGCCAGTGCGGCGCGAACGGGTAGAGCGCGGGGTCGAGCCAGCTCGCGCTCACAGGCGATCCTCGCGGAACGCCGCCACCACGTCGGGCAGGGACGTGCCCATGGGGAACACCCGGCGGACCCCGGCGGCCAGCAGCGCCGGCACGTCCTGCGGCGGGATCGTCCCCCCCACCACGACCGCGATCTCGTCGGCGTGCTGGCGCCGCAGGCCCTCGATGACCCGGCGGCTCAGCGTCAGGTGAGCGCCCGACAGGATGCTGAGGCCGATCACGTCCACGTCTTCCTGGATCGCCTCCTCGATGATCTCCTCGGGGGTGCGCTTGAGACCGGTATAGAGCACTTCGAAGCCGGCGTCGCGCAGGGCCTGGGCGACGACCTTGGCGCCGCGGTCGTGGCCGTCGAGGCCGGGCTTGGCGATGAGGATTTTCATTGAACAGGGTGCGGGCATCCGGGCTTGGCCACGCCCGGGCCCGGCCCCAGCAGGGGGATGATCGCGGGGCGGATGCGGCGGTCGGAGATGGTCAGGCGGCCGACGGTGACGGGCAGGCGGAAGCGTCGCGGGCCGGCGCTGCCCGGGTTGAAGAACAGCACGCCGTCGCGCTCCTCGGCGCGGGGCTGGTGGCTGTGCCCGGCCAGCACGGCGGCGAAGCCCCGGGCCCGCGGATCCAGGTCGAGCGTCTTCACGTCGTGCCGGACGTAGACGCGCACGCCGGCGATCTCGACGATGGCATCGTCGGGCAGCGACTCGGCCCACACCCCCCGGTCGTTGTTGCCCCGGACGGCGGTGACCGGCGCGATCTCCGCCAGCGCGGGCACGATGTCCGGTGAGCCGATGTCGCCGGCGTGCACGATGGCGTCGGCGCCCCGGAGCGCGGCGACCGCCTCCGGCCGCAGCAGCCCGTGGGTGTCGGCGATCACCGCGAGCGTGGCGACGGGCGTCATGCCGGGGCGAAGGCGGGCAGCCAGCGGGGCTCGCCGGTGGGCCCGTCGGCCACACGCAGCGGCCGGAGCCGCACGCGCTGGCCGACAGCCACGCGGCCGGCCTCGCCGTTCAGAATGACGGTGAAGATGCGCAGGCCGTCCACCGCGACGATGGCGAACACCCGGGGTCCCGGGAAGCCGGCGGGCAACCCCGTCTCCTGCACCGTGAAGGCCTGGATCGCGCCTTCCCCGCTGAGGTCGACCCACTCGAAGCGGTCGGCGCAGCAGTCCCCGCAGAAGGCGCGCGGCGGCCAGGCCAGGCGGCCGCATCCGGCGCAGCGGGTGGTGCTGAGCCGACCCTGGCCGAGCCGAGCATAGAACTCGGCCAGCTTCGTGTGGTCGGCCGATTGCAGCGGAAACGGGTCGACGGCCCGCCAGTACGTCACGCCGGCTCCCTGCCGTAGATCATCACGACGTGCTCGCCCATGCCGCTGTTGTTGTGGGTGAGCCCGATGGCGGCGTCCGGCACCTGACGCGGGCCGGCCTGGCCGCGCAGCTGCAGGAAGATCTCGGCGGCCTGGGCGACGCCGGTGGCCCCCAAGGGATGCCCGCAGCCGATCAGGCCGCCGCGCGGGTTGACCACGACATCGCCGCCGTCGTCGCTTCGCCTGGCCGCGATGAACGGCCCGGCCTCGCCCTGGTCGCAGAAGCCGAGCTCTTCGTAGGCGATGAGCTCGGCGATGGCGAAGCAGTCGTGCACCTCGGCCACGTCCACGTCCCGGGGGCCCACCCCGGCCATACGATAGGCGGCCTGCGCGGCCCGCTCGAGGGCGGGCCAGCGCGCCAGATCGTCGGGCAGCGAGCTGAGCTGGAAGCCGTCGAGGGCCTGCCCGGTGCCCCGGATCCACACGGGACGGTCCGTGAGATCCCGCGCCCGCTCGGCGCTGGCCAGGACCACCGCGGCGGCGCCGTCGGTGATCGGTGAGCACATGAACAGACGCAGCGGGCTCGAGATCATGCGGGAGCACAACACCTGGTCGAGCGTGGCGCCCTTCTGGAAATGGGCGTTGGGGTTGCGGGCGGCATGGGTATGGTTCTTGACCCCGACCAGCGCCAGCTGCTCCTCGGTCGTGCCGTAGCGCATCATGTGGCGCTGGGCGGCCAGCGCGAAGCACGGCGGCGCGGTGAGACCGAAGGCGGCTTCCCACTCCCGGTCGACCCCCGTGCCCATGTTGAGGATGGCCTCCTCGCCCGAGGGCTGATTCAGCTTCTCGACGCCCAGGACCATGACGAGATCGGCGAGGCCGGCGGCGATGAAGGCGTAGGCGTAGCGGATGCCCACGGTGCCGGAAGCGCACATGTGCTCGGTGCGCGCGCTCAGCGCGCTGGGCCGGATCCCCAGCGCCTCGGCGGCCAGCGAGGCGATGTGACTCTGGAACGCCGTCCGTTCCGGCAGCACCGAGCCCACCACCAGCCCCTCGAGGTCGCGCGGACGCAGTCCGGGGACGGCGTCGAAGCAGGCCTTGCCGGCTTCCCAGATGAGCTCCCGGAAGCTCGCCCGGCGGACGCCGAACTTGCATACCCCCGCGCCGACGAGCGCGACCCCTCGCGAGGCGCTCACGCGAATACCTCGGCGCGATCCCAGTCCAGCTCTCGCCCGATCACGATGCGGAGCATCTCCGACGTCCCGCCCCCGGGCAGCAAGAAGCGGGCGTCGCGGAAGTAGCGCTGGGCCGGATACTCCATGGCCAGCCCGTACGAAGCGAAGATCCGGGCCGCCTCGTCGGTCACCCGAACGGCCATTTCCGAAGCGAAGAGCTTGGCCATCGCCGCCTCGCGGGCGACCGGACGCCGCCGATCGATGGCGCCCGCCGCCTGATAGGTCATGAGCGCCGCCCCGTGGAGCGAGGTGAGCATGTCGGCCAGCTTGAAGGCGATCGCCTGGTGCTCGACGATCGGCTTGCCGAAGGCGACACGCTGGCGCGCGTAGGCCAGGGCCGCCTCGTAGGCGGCCCGGGCCAGGCCGACAGCGAGGGCGGCCGTCATGACCCGGATCTCGGCCAGGATGGTGCCGATCTTCTCCACGCCTCCGCCCTCGCCGCCCAGCAGGTGCTCGGCGGGCACCTCGACATCGTCGAGGAGGATCTCGCCGGTCTCGGAGGCCCGCACGGACATCTTGTCGATCGTCTTGCCCAGCGTGATCCCTCGCATGGTGGCACGGTCCAGCAGGAACAGGGCGATGTTTCCCAGGCCCCGCTCCGGCGAGGTCTTGGCGGCGACGGTCAGGACGTCGGCGACGGGCGCGTTGGTGACCCAGGTCTTGGCTCCGCGCAGTACCCAGCGATCACCGCGGCGCTCGGCCCGTGTCGCGAGGTTGGCCACGTCCGAGCCGGCGCCCGGCTCGGTCAGCGCGAACGTCGCCACCAGATCACCGCGCAGGGCGGGCACGAGATAGCGCTGGTGGAGCGCCTGAGACCCGTAGCGGTAAACGAAGTAGGTGCCCATCAGCGATTGCATGGCCACCGCCGCCGCCAGCGAGAGCGAGCCCCGGGCCAGCTCCTCCGCGAAGAGACAGTACGTCACCATGTCGGCCTCGGCGCCCCCGTACGGCTCGGGGTAGCGCAGGCCGAAGTAACCCAGCTCCCCCACCCGCTTGAACAGCGTCATGGGGAACTGGGCGCGCTCGTCGATGGCGTGGGCCTGGGGCACGACCTCGGCGTCGACGAAGCGCGCCACGGCGCGGCGAAAGCTCTCTTGCTCGGTAGTAAACCGGATCATTGTAGCGGGGTCCGCGAGACCAGCTCGGGGCGTGGGTGGCCTGCCCTAGGTGCGTGTGGCTGCGTCCGTTGTAGCGGGGGCCGTGAGGCCGGCTCGGGGCGTGGGTGGGCTGCCTTGGGTGCGTGTGGCTGCGTTCGTTGTAGCGGGTGCCGCCAGCCCGGTTCGAGCCGTGGGTGGGCTGCTCTAGGCAGGTGTGGCTCCGTCCGTTTCACCGATTGATCTTCTTCTGTATCTTCTGCTGCTGCTTCTGCTTTCTTTTTTGTCTCAGGGTGTGGGTGGCGGGCTCGTCCACGCGCAGGTCGGGGCCGGTGCCGGTGATGACCACGGCGTAGTCGGCGCGGGCCGACGCTGGCGACACGAGCTCTTCTCGCACGTCTTCGAGGACCTGGGCCGGGTCGCGCTCGAAGGGATCGCCGTAGCCGCCCGCCCCGGGCTGCTGGAAGGAGACGACGTCGCCGTAGCCGAAGTCACGCGACTCCTTGCCGTGCACCACGACTTCGTCGGGCCCCGGATTGATCACGGTGCGGCCCAGCGCGCCGGGCCGGCCGCCGAACAGCCCCCAGGCGGGAATGCGCTGTCGGTCCGTGAGGTTGGTGAGCTTGCCG includes:
- a CDS encoding 3-ketoacyl-CoA thiolase, with the protein product MSASRGVALVGAGVCKFGVRRASFRELIWEAGKACFDAVPGLRPRDLEGLVVGSVLPERTAFQSHIASLAAEALGIRPSALSARTEHMCASGTVGIRYAYAFIAAGLADLVMVLGVEKLNQPSGEEAILNMGTGVDREWEAAFGLTAPPCFALAAQRHMMRYGTTEEQLALVGVKNHTHAARNPNAHFQKGATLDQVLCSRMISSPLRLFMCSPITDGAAAVVLASAERARDLTDRPVWIRGTGQALDGFQLSSLPDDLARWPALERAAQAAYRMAGVGPRDVDVAEVHDCFAIAELIAYEELGFCDQGEAGPFIAARRSDDGGDVVVNPRGGLIGCGHPLGATGVAQAAEIFLQLRGQAGPRQVPDAAIGLTHNNSGMGEHVVMIYGREPA
- a CDS encoding acyl-CoA dehydrogenase family protein; the encoded protein is MIRFTTEQESFRRAVARFVDAEVVPQAHAIDERAQFPMTLFKRVGELGYFGLRYPEPYGGAEADMVTYCLFAEELARGSLSLAAAVAMQSLMGTYFVYRYGSQALHQRYLVPALRGDLVATFALTEPGAGSDVANLATRAERRGDRWVLRGAKTWVTNAPVADVLTVAAKTSPERGLGNIALFLLDRATMRGITLGKTIDKMSVRASETGEILLDDVEVPAEHLLGGEGGGVEKIGTILAEIRVMTAALAVGLARAAYEAALAYARQRVAFGKPIVEHQAIAFKLADMLTSLHGAALMTYQAAGAIDRRRPVAREAAMAKLFASEMAVRVTDEAARIFASYGLAMEYPAQRYFRDARFLLPGGGTSEMLRIVIGRELDWDRAEVFA